The Tenrec ecaudatus isolate mTenEca1 chromosome 12, mTenEca1.hap1, whole genome shotgun sequence genomic interval AGGTAGCtcaaaccccaccagctgctcttgaggaagaaggagaaggctTTTTGCACCCATAGagtttacagtctcaaaatctctaaggaacagttctactcggtTCTTTATGGAGTCAttttgaattagaatcaacttgctggcagtgagttttggtcatGCGTAGGCTTGGAGCTCTCCATTCCAGAATAACCATCCCAAACCCAGCCAGTCTTCCAGCGGAGCTTGTTGTCTGCTTGGGTCCACCAAActcttgttttcaaacaaattCCTAAGTTCCCAGGTGCTGTGGGAAGTGCTAGGGCTGTTTCTGTTTGCCTCATTAAACGCAGGTGTAGGTAGCAGGCAGCTGCCTCGCAGACAGAGCCCCAAACCTGCAGCAGGCTGGGCAGCAGCTAACTGGTAGTTAAGATCCAGGCTGAGGCCCTCCCATTCCTAACCGAGTGGTTTGGGACACAACAGTGCCTTTCCAAAGGAGCTTCAGGTCATACCCACAGGCGTTATAACAGGATGCTCGATGATGGAGCAGGTGTGCTTCCTTGCACAAAGGCGTGACATGCACTGAGACCTACGGTCCTATTTTAGCATGGGACGGTGGTCTAGTTGGGTCGCCAATGCCCATTGGATGGTGAAGAACTACCTAGGACTTCCCAGGGGATGGGGAGCCCAAGACACCTGAGTGGGTCCTAGGGCCAAGCTCTAAGAGCTTGAGGTCGAGCTTGGGGTCAAGAGGCAATCAGGGTGGCTGGTCTTGCACTAGGTCAGCAGCAGCCCTTTGGTATGAGTTCAAGACAGCCTCGCCTTCTGGACATTTCCTTCTGTGCCCTGCTGAGTCGGTGCTTTGAGGCCCTGCGGGGAGCTTTGAGAATACCCCTGAGCAACTgggaagggggcaggggtggtcctgggggtggggagaaggccaGAGAGTTGCCTGTGGATCTTTCTTGCCCAGATTCTTGCCATTTCCACTACAGGAGGCAGTGGCGGGAGTGAGAGCCAGGAGGACGAAGAGGCTCAGGAGGGAAGCAGCAGCCCACCCCAGCCGGCGGCTTCAGCCCCAACGGGGGCCAGTGATACTGTCGAGGGAGCCCGGCTAGGACTACAGCAGGTGGAGTCACAGCCAGAGCTCCAGCCTCAGCCACCTCCGACCCCCCTTGGGGGCCAGCAGCTAGAATGGAGACAGccgcagcagcaggtgcagttacAGCTGCTTCTACCACAGCCAGCCGAGCAACCATGGCAACAGCAGCCACTCTTCCTACAGCCCCAAGAACAGCCACCGTCGCAGCCACAGCAGCAGCCAttgcagcagcaacagcaaatgCCCGGGCAGCAGGTGTCACAACCCCAGCAGCAGCCAGTAGACCAGCAGCTGCAGCAGCCATTGCAGCAGGAACCACTGCGGCAGCAGCCACAGCAGCAGGTATCAGAGCCACAGGCATCACAACCACAGCAGGGACCACGAGAGCTGCAGCAGCAGCTGGTGCCTGAACAGCAGCACCAACGCCAAGCACATGGACAGCAGCAGCCATTGCTACAGCCGCAGGGCCACGGACAGCAGCAGCAGttagagcagcagcagcaactggaacagcagcagcagcagcaggaccagcagctacagcagcagcaacaggagcagcagcaacagcTATTGCAACAGCAGCAGGACCAGCAgccacagcagcaacagcagcagttaTTGCAGCAACAGCTACTTCAGCAGCAGCTGTTGCAGCAGCAGCCAGCACAACAATTATTGCAGCAACAgttacagcagcagcagctgttgCAGCAGCAACAGGCACAgttagagcagcagcagcaggaacaattacagcagcagcagctgttgCAGCAGCAACAGGCACAGTTACAGCAGCAGGAACAATTACAGCAACAGGCACAGTTACAGCAGCAGGAACAattacagcagcagcagctgttgCTGCAGCAGCCAGAACAACAGTTATTGCAACAACAgttacagcagcagcagctgttgCAGCAGCAACAGGCACagttacagcagcagcagcaggaacaattacagcagcagcagcagctgttgCAGCAGCAGCCAGAACAACAGTTATTGCAACAACAgttacagcagcagcagctgttgCAGCAGCAGCACCTCCAGCAACAACTATTGCAGCAGGTACagttgcagcagcagcagctattGCAGCAGCAGCAGTTTGAGCAGCTGCAGCCTGCTGCTCcagtggagctggaggaggaggaggaggtggagctgGAGCTCATGCCAGTGGACCTGGGGTCAGAGCAGGAGCTggagcagcagcggcagcagcaggagTTGGAGCGGCAGGAGGAGCAAAGGCAGCTGCAACTCAAACTGCAGGAGCAGCTGAAGCAGCTGGAGCAGCagctggagcagcagcagcagctggagcagcagcagcagctggagcagcagcagcagctggagcagcaggaggtgcagctggagctgacacctgtggacctggggGCATCCACGCAGGAGGTGCAGCTGGAGCTGACGCCAGTGCAGCCAGAGCTGCAGCTGGAGCTGGTACCAGCCCCCGGGGGCGGTGGGGCAGCCATGCCGGGGACACCAGCGACTGTGGTCGTGGCGCCCCCAGGCTACGTGGTGCTGCAGGAGCTGATGGTGCTGCCAGCTGTGGCCACGTCAGCCGTTGTGGCCATCCCTGGCCCAGCAGGCAGTGCAGCCTTGACCCCAGCGCGGCAGCGGCGTCGGCGGCGGGCACGGGACCGGCCAACCATCTGCGGCGAGTGCGGCAAGGGCTTCAGCCGCAGCACGGACTTGGTGCGCCACCAGGCCACGCACACGGGCGAGCGGCCGCACCGCTGCGGGGAGTGCGGCAAGAGCTTCTCACAGCACTCGAACCTGGTGACACACCAGCGCATCCACACGGGTGAGAAGCCTTACGGCTGCTCCTACTGCACCAAGCGCTTCAGCGAGAGCTCGGCGCTGGTGCAGCACCAGCGCACGCACACCGGCGAGCGGCCCTACGCCTGCGGCGACTGTGGCAAGCGCTTCAGCGTGTCCTCCAACCTGCTGCGCCACCGGCGCACCCACTCCGGCGAGCGGCCCTACGTCTGCGAGGACTGTGGAGAGCGCTTCCGGCACAAGGTGCAGATCCGCCGCCACGAGCGGCAGCTGCACGGCGCAGGCCGCTCCCGGGGCCTGGGCCTGCTCCGCAGTGCGCGCCCCCCGGCCCCCGCGCCCCCGCGCCCCGCGCCAGCCAGCGACACAGCACCCTGAGGGAGCCCGCAGGACCCGGGGAGGGCGCAGATGGAGAAGGTCCTGAGTTTTGCCCCGCAGAGCCACCCTCCCCCATCTATGGGACCCACCACGCTGCGTGACCACATCCTGTCTCTCGAGAAACCTGGAATCTGGAATCGTGCTAGAATGAGCCTGCCAGCTGCTTGCCCATTAGGCGAGAAGCACCCAGAGCCAGTGGCTACCACGGGCCCGGCAACCACCAACCGATTGGGCGAAGACCCCACTGGTTCACAATGGGCTCCGGAGGCCTGGGATTGGCCAAAGGTTTCCCCAGGGACATTGGTACAGACCAGAAAATCGAGTCACTGAGAACACACCCTGTGGCGCTGGGATAATTGGTGGCACCGGAGATGGGAGTGATTCTTAAACAGCTGGTCAAAAGAGGTCATGCTCTTTCTCGAGTTACGAGGAAGTGCAGAGCCTCCTGCAAATTGACATTAGgatttaaacaaaaccaaaaaacgggAAAGACAGAAACACGAGTCAGCACTGTCTCGAAAAGTGGCCAAGGTATCGTGTCAAGCCACAGCGGTATCTGCCTGGGAAACGTTTTTCTGGAAAGAAAGCTCATCAGGATGGCTAATTTAAATAAACACTTGTGTTCGAAAACACGGGGCAGAACACCTGCTGGGTCAACAGGGGAAGGGCCAGGAGGGCCCACTCTGGGTCAAAGGTAGAGGCCTTCTAGAAACTTGGAGGCCAGGCTGGATCTGTCATGTTCCCATACCCAGTGTCCCTTTTGTGTTCTACTGAGTAAAAAGCCTATGGCTGAAGCAGAGAGCATTCTGGGAGCGCTGTCCATGGTCTGAAGGAGCCTCCAAGCCTGCCTTGTCCTGCCTAAAACTCACCATCTCTAAAGGTCTCTGACATTGCCCTGGGGGCGGAGGCGGCCGGGTTGGGGCTCAGGGATAGAATAGGGGTGAAAGGAGAACATTAGGAACAAGGACTGGGGGCCAACAGAGATGATCTTGGTTCTGAagtccccctgggtgggtgggggaaagcaGTTGCCTTTGTCAGTGTGATGCCTCCCATCGGACAAGGAGAAGGCAGGGCAGGACAGCAGGGCGGTGCCCACCCTCCTCGCCCCCAAGCACTTCCTCTTCCGCTACCTGGCTTTCCACCTGTGGCTTCTCTGGACCTGCTctaccctcccctctcctccatctccctgtTGCTCATACGGCCAGTTACATTTTACAAATGTGTTGGTGAGTGAGACTCaaacaaggaaaaataaagaaaactccaCCGCATGGTGCTTTCGCCTCTGGGATGGGTGGCCTTCGAAGGGAACTTTTCTCCAACTGTCCCAGAGACTCACTGGGTCAGGCTGGAACTgccgcacagggtttccaaggctgggtcATAGGTCCCCAGGCGGATTTGGCCAAcactcccttttcagaaaaaaaggaaaaagtaagTCCTCAGTTCTCCCTGGCAATGACAAGCCAGGATAAAATACAGGTGTCTGCCTTTGCAGCTCCCTTAGACCCTTCCAGTGCTGCCCCACACAGGTGATATCGGCattacccactttgggaaactccTCTCATGAAGCAGCCTGTGAGTTTGGAacactgaccttttggtcagcagccaagaGCTTAGCTGGTATGTCACCAGACCCACTCGTTCTAGAGCGCATGGCTCAGTTACTCAGCCTCATGCCAGGTTCCCACCCTCAGGACCCGCTTGCCAGTCTGAAGCCCTCGACCAGAGAGGGCTGTTGTTGGGTGGCTCGTGGTGACCGTGTAGAGCACAGTGGAAGCCCACTGggcccagcaccatcctcactgtTTAGGGGTGAGCccctcattgcagccactgtgccatttcACCGGAGGGGAGGCCCTCCTGAAGACATGTctgaagtgtgtgagatgaagtctcgccatccttgctagACAGACTGTGTTTGTCTTCCTGGCAGCCTTTCATAATCGATGCCAACTCGAGGCCCCAGTTCTTGGATCTTTCTTATTCAGGGTCCAGTTTTCAGACACATGAGGCAAGCGTACCTTAGGTACTGGACTTAAACTTCATAaaaccctcaggagaaagatgtggagcaGTAGGTAGACACTTAAGAAATTGGCCTTGACATCTTCTAAGGACAGACTTTCCAGCAATTCAGTTCAGTGATGGTGGTGTGCGGGGTGCGGTCTATGCTGGTCCATGTTTAGAGGCACACTTGGATGCTTGAGTAGAGGGGAGTCAGGAGGCCTGGAAGAGCCCTGCCTCCCCAAACCCCCATGATGCTATTATACCTTGACCAGCTCAGATACCCTCTGTGAGTCTGCCCCTCAGCTGCCACCTCCAACTGTCAGCATCTTCCCTGCTTCTGTGGAGGCAGACCCAACTTTGGGGTCTTCCTAGGAGCTGGAAGTGCCTGAGAAGGACCCCGAACGAGTGAACGATGGATGGGAGAAGAATGAAAGCCAGGAGCTCCTGCTTCTGGTCAGGAAGGCTGGGAGAGAGTCATTACCCTCTAGCCTTGGTAACTGGTGGCAGGACTTGGCTGTACCTTTTGCCGTCCTTGGCCCCTGTCTTTCTTctcaggaagaagatgaggctttctactccctgagaaAGAGCCTCGGtagcccacaggggtcactgtgagccaagaCTGCCTCAGGGGCTCGGGGAAGGCTTATCAGTTAGAGCTGGAGTTTCCATGACTGCCTTGGCAGCGAGTTGAGGAAGGTGCCAAAGGCCTGAGGAAAAGAGCTGTTCTGTGTCCCAAGAATCCACTGCTGGCTTTGTGCCTCGGGAGGGACCCAGAGGATGGAAACTCCCTCCACTCAGCAGCTAAGGAATGTGCTGGGGCGCTGGCACTGCCCCATGGAGAAGGTCATGGTGGCCATTCTTGATGGACACACCTGACATTggacatgctggcatggagctgGGCTCACTTGTGCCAGCAGAAAATGGCAATCCTGGAGAGGCAGTGGAAAGAGGTGGCACTTCACCCTCAGAGGCAAGGAAGCCAACCAACCACTTGTCAAGTCttccctgactcatggtgactctgcctgtgtgtgtgtgtgcgatgaTTTTTCTGAAAGAGGTAAGCaagctttcttctgagggacctccgGGCAGATTtgagcctccaacctttcagttggcagccccaTTGCATTAGCTGCACCACTCAAGGACTGCACCTGAGGTGCGGTAGATGTAATGACTGAAATGGCCAGTCAGGATGGCATGGAAGCCTGCGGTTCTATGGTGACGGCTAGTCATGGTCCTGCCGGCAGCCAGCTAGGCACAGCTTCACTTACATGTCTAAAATTAGGGCAATGGGTGGCAGCCAAAAGACATGTCCCCTGGTCCCAAGGATTGGGCCTTGACAGGCATGCTCCCCCGGCCCAGCCTCAGGCATCTCATGTTGCAGGCTTTTGTGGGTTAGGACTCTGATATTTCAGTGATCCCAGCCCTGATGTTCCCCATGCTCCCAGCTCAGAGAGGTGGATGGGTGAGGGGCAGGATGTGGGCCCATCCAGACctggactcttctgtccgttacGACTGCTGTCCTATTGGAGGACATACCTTTATCATGCTGAGGGTCCAGAACAGCGCCCCTGCACCTCTGGACACCCTGCGCTGCCCTCTCAAGTTCACAGCTGGTCCTGGGAGCTGGGCGCCCCCCAGGCCCTGCCTCTGCTCTTGCTGCTGACGCCACCCCACCTCCATCATGCCCCTGCTGATCAGCATCCCTGCTTCCCTCAGCCACCCTCCTCCTGCCACAGCTCTGTCCACCTGGCTCCTCGGTCCGCCTCAGAACCTttggggctggggcaggaccCACTTGCAGCTTTTATCTCCCTACCCTCTCCACCAACTGCATGTCCAGGCTAAGGATCCCTGACCTGGGCACAGGGCACAAGGCAGATGGGCAATGCTCACAGGGTGTGTATGCGTCCACCACTGGGGGCAGATAGAGTGAGCACCTGAGAATGCCCTGGCCAGGAACTCTTGTTGAGAATGAAAGAAAAGCAGAGCACGTGTGTTTTTGTAGATATGTGTACACATGAATCAgatgcatgtatgtgtacatgCATGTATATTTGTATGCAAGTGTACGTGTACATGCATGTATATTTGTATGCAAGTAGATGTATGGCATGTATTTAGTGTATGTGGCATGTATTtagtgtatgtgtatatgcatgtgtatcTTCATGTGGATATGTTTGTATACACATGTAgtcatgcatgtgtgtgtttggagaTACACACGTGTTGAGGAGGTGTGTAGATGACTGGAACCCCAGGGTTCCGCTGGCTGGTCTCAGCAGAAGTAAGACGTGCCAGTGAAGACCTGAGACCCCACAGGAAGGGATTCCCAGCCAGAGGGACCAGTGGCCAGCACTTGGCTGGGACAGAGATTCCTGAAACCCAAGGACACATGGCGCCTTGGATGTGGAGAGGAGCCTAGGCTGTATAGACCCCTCAAAGGAAAGCTGCCTGGCAGGGCCTGTCCCCAGCCAGGTCCAGCGTCCCTGTACACAGGTGACTTCAGGACACAGAGCAGCCCAAGAGACCCAGCCAGGAAAACTTGAGATGATGTGGCTGTGGGGAGAGGTGTCTTGGTAGCTCAGCCCATCGCAGGTCACGGGTTGAGATTCAATAGAAGCTCGTGGAAGAGCCATCAGGGACTGAGAGCGGGGCGTTGAGACTTGGGTGACTGGAAAATCAGCACTGACACTCAGCCTCCTAACCTGAGCCCTTTGCTGCCAGACTACTggcttttcctttattttatacAAAAGCAGAGATCCCTATCTTTAAATTTgatttactcattttaaaaacaggaagggggaaaacaaaacactagCAGCCAAACACCATTGCTATTAAGAGAAAAAGCCTGCAGGAGGGAACGGCAGTCTGGTGTGCGCTGGGCTGGGAAGGCCAAGCTTTGCTTGAGGAGCGTGGGCAACACCCACAGAGGGACTGAGGATGGCGTCCTCCCAGGCGCCCAAGCAGGGCTCTCCAGCCAGGGAGGAGCTGTTATTTCAAGCAAGTGGGAACCTACCTCTAGTGCTCaaggtgtgtgtgcgcatgcatgTATGTTGTGCACAAgtacagaaaatactaaaaataatAGCACCCACTGGGGCCTGGGTCACCTCGTTCTTCACCAGGGCTAAAAGGGGGCTCTAGTTAGACCTCCACAGAGGCCACCTTCAGTCTCCAGCTAGGTCCCCTGGGGGGTGCTGCCCTCACCTGCCCACATCATCACTAGTCCAGTGGCCTATTTTTTCAGCTTgtcagccctgccctgccctaagcctcctCATCACACCTGGTGCTCTCCTTGCCCTCTGCTCCACAGTGCTGGCCCTATAACCAAAGCTGGCCCCTGGCCGGTCCTTGAGCGGCAGTGTCCACCTGCTTCATTCCCGCGGGGATGACTGACCATTATCCCCACTCTCGACGGTCACCACCTCCCTTCCACGATACGGGGCGTGGGAAGGGTCCCTAGGATGCGCGGGATCGGAAGAGGGGAGCTGGGTCCGGGTGTGTGTGCGTCCCGGGAAACAGAGGTTCCCAGGGGTAGTGTCGGGGTCTCCACCGAGGTGTCCAGAGCGCGTGCGCTCAGGGAGCACATCCCTCTTCCTCTCGGCCCCAGGCCCGGGTGCGCGCCCCCAAGGCCCCGCGTGACCGGAAATGCCCCCCCGTGGGCGAGGACGGGGCGGGGCCGAGCGGCGGCACTTCCGGTGCccacgcgccgccgccgccgcgcagcTCGGGGCCGTCACTTTGTGTAGCGCGGGCCCACGCCCGCCCGCAGCCCGCGCCCGGCGGCGCTCCGGCCCGGCCGACGCGGTGAGTGAGCGCGCGGGCGGCGCGGCGGCAGGTGCGGGCGGCAGGACGGGAGCGGGCGCGGTGCACGAGGGCACCGAGCCTGGGGAGGCGGCGGCCCAGCCTGGGCCTGCGGGTGGACGTGGGCTCCGGGGACCCCCACGCGGACCCCCGCCCAGCTGCCCGCGGACCCCGCCTCCCGCGGCACCCCGCCGGCCGCCTCGCGGCACCCCACCTGGCCACCTACTGACCCTCAGCCGATCCCCCGCGGACCCTGACCCGCCTGCCTGCAGACCACCGCCCGGCTGGTCACTTGCGGACCCTGTAGGGGCCTGCAGACTCAGGGTGGGTTGGAGCCCCTGAGCTGTCCAGGcccgcagggtgggtgggtgggcgggcTGTGGAGAACATTCACTACATCCCcagaggggcggggtggggtggggggggtggtagACCCGGTGTTCCCACGACACACCCATCCAGGGGACCTGCCTGGGCAGGAGATGGGTGCATAGAGCAGCAGGTGAACCCCTGCTGACCAGGTGCCCCTTGGGCTTCACTCTGACTTTGTGGCCTCGGTTCTGAACTCTCCCATTTGTGCTGAGACTAGTGGGCTGCTTTTGCTGCAGGTACTACTGGGGACACCCATCCCAGCCTTGGTCAGAGTCATCCCGAAAAGTGGATGGCACCGGGCCTTGGGGATGGGCAGGCGGAAATGGGGGTTCCAGGCAGGTGGGAGCCGTTGGCAATTGGGCTGGTTCAGCAAGCGTAAGTTGCCCTCCCAGGCTGTAGGTGTGGGGAAGGAGTTGCTGTGGGTAAACCTGAAGCAGTAGCTCACCCAGGAGAGTAGTGGGGGGATGGGGGCAATAAGTCAGGACCTGTGAGGGTCTTGAGGTCCATGGGCCCCttaagagaaggaaaaaagaaagtctagggctgtgggctccccatACACCTCTGCCAGTTCCCTGCCTGCAGTGCTTGGAACTTTGGTGGAGTGTTTCTCAGTTTTCAAACTTGCCACTTGGTTCAGTCCTTGCCTTCCTCCCGCCTCCCCTCTGGGGCATGTGGCCACCCCAGTTGAAAGCATCTGCAGCACTGCTGTCTGAGGTGCAGGCCCCAGATTGGGAGGGCCTGGCCAGCTGAGGTTATGTTGATGGAGCAGTTTGCTTGATCCCTGCCGCCTTCTGCCTAGAGAAGGGAGTGGGTGCATTCTGGGTGGACTGTAGGGAAGAAGCGGGAACATGTGAGTCTGGGGACGGGGAGCTTGTGCTACCCACACTTGGTCGCTGGAGAAACCCAGGCCCCTGAGGGTGTGACTGGAAGACCCGCCCCATCCTGCTGCCATGtcaagttaatgccaactcacagtggccccatagTAACCCCATCAGTGCTGTCCTGAGGAgtgccaaggctgtacatctttacaaagcagactgcctcaacgTTCTCCCTCGGGGCCACTGATGTGTTGGAACCGCTGGCCTCTGCATTAACAGCCATGTGCTTAACCTATGGAGCCACCAGGACAAATTTGGGATGCAGGCAAAAActcacccattgccactgagtcaattctgactctaagCAGTTGGGTTTGGAGACCAAATCTTTGCCACATCAGCAGCCACACTTTTCTCCTCCAAGTGACTTGTGGGTTGGAACTACTGAACTTTCAGTTAGTCGCCCAGCACCTACCTATTCCTCGGGGAGCCGGGGCCCCTTTGAGGATGCgacaaaaaagcaaactcactgctatcaagtcagtacttaaactcatagtgactctaaggTGGCATGGAAtggccctctgggtttccaagactacagttCTTCACAGGCAGGAGTAAGAAAGCCACCCTtcagaggctggtagttttgaaccactgaccttgtggttagcagcccaagttgtAATCCATCACACTGCCAGGCTCTCTGGTTCTGGGATGCGAGAAGAGGGGCCAAAATGCCGAGATTACAAAATCTCTCTTCTGTAACAGGAGCCCAGCCCTTAATGGTTTCTCCAATGACAGTGTGTTTGCCGTGTTTGCCTGGGGAGGGGACCTCTGCCTTCCTGCGGGGAGTGGCAACAGAAGACAGAGCTATgtgtccaaaacaaaacaacaaaggtgtcctggtgacacagtgttaGTTAAGCACCCTGCTGCTaacagagag includes:
- the ZNF853 gene encoding zinc finger protein 853 isoform X1, with translation MRYQLAPRDPCLTTRMELGLATDTFVLELQCLQDGGPAPDTLSGGSGGSESQEDEEAQEGSSSPPQPAASAPTGASDTVEGARLGLQQVESQPELQPQPPPTPLGGQQLEWRQPQQQVQLQLLLPQPAEQPWQQQPLFLQPQEQPPSQPQQQPLQQQQQMPGQQVSQPQQQPVDQQLQQPLQQEPLRQQPQQQVSEPQASQPQQGPRELQQQLVPEQQHQRQAHGQQQPLLQPQGHGQQQQLEQQQQLEQQQQQQDQQLQQQQQEQQQQLLQQQQDQQPQQQQQQLLQQQLLQQQLLQQQPAQQLLQQQLQQQQLLQQQQAQLEQQQQEQLQQQQLLQQQQAQLQQQEQLQQQAQLQQQEQLQQQQLLLQQPEQQLLQQQLQQQQLLQQQQAQLQQQQQEQLQQQQQLLQQQPEQQLLQQQLQQQQLLQQQHLQQQLLQQVQLQQQQLLQQQQFEQLQPAAPVELEEEEEVELELMPVDLGSEQELEQQRQQQELERQEEQRQLQLKLQEQLKQLEQQLEQQQQLEQQQQLEQQQQLEQQEVQLELTPVDLGASTQEVQLELTPVQPELQLELVPAPGGGGAAMPGTPATVVVAPPGYVVLQELMVLPAVATSAVVAIPGPAGSAALTPARQRRRRRARDRPTICGECGKGFSRSTDLVRHQATHTGERPHRCGECGKSFSQHSNLVTHQRIHTGEKPYGCSYCTKRFSESSALVQHQRTHTGERPYACGDCGKRFSVSSNLLRHRRTHSGERPYVCEDCGERFRHKVQIRRHERQLHGAGRSRGLGLLRSARPPAPAPPRPAPASDTAP
- the ZNF853 gene encoding zinc finger protein 853 isoform X2 is translated as MELGLATDTFVLELQCLQDGGPAPDTLSGGSGGSESQEDEEAQEGSSSPPQPAASAPTGASDTVEGARLGLQQVESQPELQPQPPPTPLGGQQLEWRQPQQQVQLQLLLPQPAEQPWQQQPLFLQPQEQPPSQPQQQPLQQQQQMPGQQVSQPQQQPVDQQLQQPLQQEPLRQQPQQQVSEPQASQPQQGPRELQQQLVPEQQHQRQAHGQQQPLLQPQGHGQQQQLEQQQQLEQQQQQQDQQLQQQQQEQQQQLLQQQQDQQPQQQQQQLLQQQLLQQQLLQQQPAQQLLQQQLQQQQLLQQQQAQLEQQQQEQLQQQQLLQQQQAQLQQQEQLQQQAQLQQQEQLQQQQLLLQQPEQQLLQQQLQQQQLLQQQQAQLQQQQQEQLQQQQQLLQQQPEQQLLQQQLQQQQLLQQQHLQQQLLQQVQLQQQQLLQQQQFEQLQPAAPVELEEEEEVELELMPVDLGSEQELEQQRQQQELERQEEQRQLQLKLQEQLKQLEQQLEQQQQLEQQQQLEQQQQLEQQEVQLELTPVDLGASTQEVQLELTPVQPELQLELVPAPGGGGAAMPGTPATVVVAPPGYVVLQELMVLPAVATSAVVAIPGPAGSAALTPARQRRRRRARDRPTICGECGKGFSRSTDLVRHQATHTGERPHRCGECGKSFSQHSNLVTHQRIHTGEKPYGCSYCTKRFSESSALVQHQRTHTGERPYACGDCGKRFSVSSNLLRHRRTHSGERPYVCEDCGERFRHKVQIRRHERQLHGAGRSRGLGLLRSARPPAPAPPRPAPASDTAP